One genomic region from Aliarcobacter cryaerophilus ATCC 43158 encodes:
- the metG gene encoding methionine--tRNA ligase, with product MQNSCKNVYITTPIYYVNDVAHIGHAYTTIIADMLARYSRLIGHNTYLLTGTDEHGQKIAQSAEARGKTPKEYADEISGKFRALWDDFDITYDKFIRTTDEEHKTGVQQAFLKMYQNQDIYKGEYEGFYCVPCETFFPETQLIDEQFCPECGRATIVVKEESYFFKLSKYEDKLLKWYEENPDCILPRAKKNEIVNFVKNGLKDLSISRTSFDWGVKLPTELNEPKHVMYVWLDALLNYTTALGYGTDEKNMNFWPANIHLVGKDILRFHAIYWPAFLMSLNLPLPKHIAAHGWWTRDGEKMSKSKGNVVNPKEVADAYGLDAFRYFLLREVPFGQDGDFSQKALLDRINSDLGNDLGNLLNRIIGMSGKYFDFSVSSKDVLKFHKKELDEVNNIISILENYIYNMQINRYLEEIWKILTIGNKAINDYEPWNLIKDEKNDEAMALVALITNIMAKVALLLDSVMPHKIKDIATCLGIEISTQNYNKLILDKELLNDVKITKIDALFPRVEDILLAQPDVSDITVLQKDESKYEAKDEPEALDLGDLNLITIDRFFETTIKVGTIIEAVEVPKSSKLLKLQVDLGENRPRQVVAGIKEFYSASELVGTQACVVANLKPAKLMGLLSEGMLLAAKDENGLSLIRPEKPKKIGTKIS from the coding sequence ATGCAAAACTCTTGTAAAAATGTTTATATAACAACTCCAATTTATTATGTAAATGATGTAGCACATATAGGTCATGCTTACACAACAATAATAGCTGATATGCTAGCAAGATACTCAAGATTGATTGGACATAATACATATTTATTAACAGGAACTGACGAACACGGACAAAAAATTGCTCAAAGCGCAGAAGCTAGAGGAAAAACTCCAAAAGAGTATGCAGATGAAATTTCTGGCAAATTTAGAGCGCTTTGGGATGATTTTGATATAACTTACGATAAATTCATTAGAACAACAGATGAAGAACATAAAACTGGCGTTCAACAAGCATTTTTAAAAATGTATCAAAATCAAGATATTTATAAAGGGGAGTATGAAGGTTTTTACTGTGTTCCTTGTGAGACTTTTTTTCCTGAAACTCAACTAATTGATGAGCAGTTCTGTCCAGAGTGTGGAAGAGCTACAATAGTTGTAAAAGAAGAGAGTTACTTTTTTAAGTTATCAAAATATGAGGATAAACTTTTAAAATGGTATGAAGAAAATCCTGATTGTATCTTGCCAAGAGCTAAGAAAAATGAGATTGTTAACTTTGTAAAAAATGGATTAAAAGATTTATCAATATCTAGAACTTCTTTTGATTGGGGAGTTAAACTACCAACAGAGTTAAATGAGCCAAAACATGTTATGTATGTTTGGCTTGATGCTTTATTAAACTACACAACAGCTTTAGGATATGGAACTGATGAAAAAAATATGAACTTTTGGCCAGCAAATATCCATTTAGTTGGAAAAGACATTTTAAGATTCCATGCAATTTATTGGCCAGCATTTTTAATGAGTTTAAATTTACCTTTACCAAAACATATAGCAGCTCATGGTTGGTGGACTAGAGATGGTGAAAAAATGAGTAAATCAAAAGGAAATGTAGTAAATCCAAAAGAGGTAGCTGATGCTTATGGATTAGATGCATTTAGATACTTTCTTTTAAGAGAAGTTCCTTTTGGACAAGATGGAGATTTTTCACAAAAAGCACTATTAGATAGAATAAACTCTGATTTAGGAAATGATTTAGGAAATTTACTAAATCGAATTATAGGAATGAGTGGTAAATATTTTGACTTTAGTGTAAGCTCAAAAGATGTTCTTAAGTTTCATAAAAAAGAGCTTGATGAAGTAAACAATATTATATCAATACTAGAAAACTATATTTACAATATGCAAATAAACAGATATCTAGAAGAGATTTGGAAAATCTTAACTATTGGGAATAAAGCTATAAATGATTATGAACCATGGAATTTAATAAAAGATGAAAAAAATGATGAAGCTATGGCTTTAGTTGCCCTAATTACAAATATTATGGCAAAAGTAGCCCTACTTCTTGATAGTGTAATGCCACATAAAATAAAAGATATTGCAACTTGTTTAGGTATTGAAATATCAACTCAAAATTATAATAAATTAATATTAGATAAAGAGCTTTTAAATGATGTGAAAATAACAAAAATAGATGCTTTATTTCCAAGAGTTGAGGATATTTTACTAGCTCAACCAGATGTTTCAGATATTACAGTTTTACAAAAAGATGAAAGCAAATATGAAGCAAAAGATGAGCCTGAAGCTCTTGATTTAGGAGATTTAAATCTTATAACTATTGATAGATTTTTTGAAACAACTATTAAAGTTGGAACTATTATAGAAGCTGTTGAAGTTCCAAAATCTTCAAAACTTCTAAAACTTCAAGTTGATTTAGGAGAAAATCGCCCAAGACAAGTTGTTGCAGGAATAAAAGAATTTTATAGTGCATCTGAACTTGTTGGAACTCAAGCTTGTGTTGTTGCAAACTTAAAACCTGCAAAACTAATGGGTCTTTTAAGTGAAGGAATGCTTTTAGCAGCAAAAGATGAAAATGGATTAAGCCTAATAAGACCTGAAAAACCTAAAAAAATTGGTACAAAAATAAGCTAG
- a CDS encoding peptidoglycan synthetase, translating to MKISSIVDIVDGELLNSPSISFINNISSDAKKVKTSDMFIAKNIDDLQIAITNGAYAVIFEKDFKVIDNEVAFIKVKNLELALVKIVRYKLSILQIESYFCNDETFDMLKLYQNNHTKPIFLISKNIEKIFKFLDDIKNGDILISKNQNLLDIIYPNSKKFEKKIDQKNIKNLIKHSLFELSFSYKDIYFSKLRLSKIYLSSFLNIYDFFKGNIDISKLKLYSNFKAIFIDKNFEPIESGKSDSFIICQTNKNLIPLEIEYLKHEFKYAKTIFVSKYKISFLDEKEQIIIQNIEDLKNILKNSNFNCAYLIGFTNQESFYFLQNSQKFQTLF from the coding sequence GTGAAAATCTCTTCAATAGTTGATATCGTTGATGGAGAACTTCTAAACTCTCCATCTATCTCTTTTATAAACAATATAAGCAGTGATGCAAAAAAAGTAAAAACTTCTGATATGTTTATTGCAAAAAATATTGATGATTTGCAAATAGCTATAACAAATGGAGCTTATGCAGTTATTTTTGAAAAAGATTTTAAAGTTATTGATAATGAAGTTGCTTTTATAAAAGTAAAAAATCTAGAATTAGCTTTAGTAAAAATAGTTAGATATAAGCTATCTATTTTACAAATCGAATCTTATTTTTGTAATGATGAAACTTTTGATATGTTGAAGTTATATCAAAATAATCACACAAAACCTATTTTTCTAATCTCAAAAAATATAGAAAAAATCTTTAAGTTTCTTGATGATATCAAAAATGGAGATATTTTAATCTCAAAAAATCAAAATCTTTTAGATATTATCTATCCAAATAGTAAAAAGTTTGAAAAAAAAATAGATCAAAAAAATATAAAAAATCTAATAAAACACTCTCTTTTTGAACTGAGTTTTTCATATAAAGATATATATTTCTCAAAATTAAGATTATCAAAAATATATTTAAGTAGTTTTTTAAATATTTATGATTTTTTTAAAGGAAATATTGATATTTCAAAATTAAAACTATACTCAAACTTTAAAGCAATATTTATTGATAAAAATTTCGAACCAATAGAGAGTGGGAAAAGTGATAGTTTTATAATTTGTCAAACAAATAAAAATTTAATCCCTCTAGAAATTGAATATCTAAAACATGAATTTAAATATGCAAAAACTATATTTGTTTCAAAATATAAAATATCTTTTTTAGATGAAAAAGAACAAATAATTATACAAAATATAGAAGATCTTAAAAATATTTTAAAAAATTCAAATTTCAACTGTGCTTATTTAATAGGTTTTACAAATCAAGAGAGTTTTTATTTTCTACAAAACTCGCAAAAATTTCAAACTCTGTTTTAA
- a CDS encoding LexA family transcriptional regulator, producing the protein MFIVDDILDKLKNILKTDSKTKKVFDKELAEALDLTQANFATMKNRGKIPYTNILNFCAKRKISINWLLYNQNPNSLIDSTDRYWIKYYPTVNVSAGGGAYDSEDYCESLELPDCFLTMLGGKENLKNIDAINVVGDSMEPTLNSNNIIFVDKTKNDISRDGIYAFTTNHGLFVKRVQKRVDGFLDIISDNKDYPVQILKKDELNILGKVISSFGKIY; encoded by the coding sequence ATGTTTATAGTTGATGATATTCTTGATAAGTTAAAAAATATTTTAAAAACTGATAGCAAGACAAAAAAAGTATTTGATAAAGAATTAGCAGAGGCTTTAGATTTAACTCAAGCAAATTTTGCAACAATGAAGAATAGAGGAAAAATTCCATATACAAATATTTTAAATTTTTGTGCAAAGAGAAAAATTTCTATAAATTGGCTTTTGTATAATCAAAATCCAAACTCTTTAATAGACAGTACGGATAGATACTGGATAAAATATTATCCAACTGTAAATGTAAGTGCTGGTGGAGGTGCTTATGATAGTGAGGATTATTGTGAAAGTTTGGAGCTTCCTGATTGTTTCTTAACTATGTTAGGTGGCAAAGAAAATCTTAAAAATATAGATGCAATAAATGTTGTTGGTGATTCAATGGAGCCTACACTAAACTCAAACAATATAATTTTTGTTGATAAAACTAAAAATGATATAAGTAGAGATGGAATATATGCATTTACAACAAATCATGGACTTTTTGTAAAGAGAGTACAAAAAAGAGTAGATGGATTTTTAGATATTATTTCTGACAATAAAGATTATCCTGTTCAGATTTTAAAAAAAGACGAACTAAATATTTTAGGAAAAGTTATTAGTTCGTTTGGAAAAATATATTAA
- the pckA gene encoding phosphoenolpyruvate carboxykinase (ATP), with product MSNIKDSLGLENIGMIFRNSDIDFLIDFAVKNEKAKISSTGALMIDTGIFTGRSPKDKFFVNQDPSNKYIAWGDINRKVSKEVYVDLLANSKKQLSSKDIFVTDVFCGSSLDSRRAVRFITEVAWQAHFIQNMFILPTQEELENFKPEFTIYNACKTVDMAYASHGLHSEVYVIFNVEDNEAIIGGTWYAGEMKKGVFSMMNYWLPLEGKLPMHCSANIGKDGDTALFFGLSGTGKTTLSTDPNRALIGDDEHGWDDNGVFNFEGGCYAKVINLDPDSEPEIFGAIRKGAILENVVADENGVVDYSDKSKTENTRVSYPINHIENHTPSMRGGHPTNIIFLCADAFGVLPPVAKLDKQQAMYYFLSGYTAKVAGTERGINEPMATFSSCFGEAFLPLNPTVYAELLGKKIDEHNVNVFLVNTGWTGGPYGVGKRMSIKNTRACINAILDGSINDSEFQNMTIFNIQIPKTLKGVDTHVLTPRYTWSDPLEYDKAKRKLAEMYIENFKKYLTLESEYDFTAAGPQL from the coding sequence ATGTCTAATATTAAAGACTCATTAGGTTTAGAAAACATTGGTATGATATTTAGAAATTCGGATATCGATTTTTTAATCGATTTCGCGGTAAAAAATGAGAAGGCAAAGATATCTTCTACTGGTGCTTTAATGATTGATACAGGTATTTTTACAGGTAGAAGTCCAAAAGATAAGTTCTTTGTAAATCAAGACCCATCAAATAAATATATTGCTTGGGGAGATATAAACAGAAAAGTTTCAAAAGAGGTTTATGTTGATCTACTTGCAAACTCTAAAAAACAACTAAGTAGCAAAGATATTTTTGTAACAGATGTTTTCTGTGGTTCTTCGCTAGATTCAAGAAGAGCAGTAAGATTTATTACTGAAGTTGCTTGGCAAGCTCATTTTATTCAAAATATGTTTATTCTTCCAACTCAAGAAGAGCTTGAAAACTTTAAACCAGAATTTACTATATATAATGCTTGTAAAACTGTTGACATGGCATATGCAAGCCACGGATTACACTCTGAGGTTTATGTTATATTCAATGTTGAAGATAATGAAGCAATCATTGGTGGGACTTGGTATGCTGGAGAGATGAAAAAGGGTGTCTTCTCTATGATGAACTACTGGCTTCCATTAGAAGGAAAACTACCAATGCATTGTTCAGCAAATATTGGTAAAGATGGTGATACTGCACTATTCTTTGGACTTTCTGGAACAGGAAAAACAACTTTGTCAACTGATCCAAATAGAGCATTAATTGGTGATGATGAGCATGGTTGGGATGATAATGGAGTATTTAACTTTGAAGGTGGTTGCTATGCAAAAGTAATCAATCTTGACCCAGATAGTGAACCTGAAATATTTGGTGCTATTAGAAAAGGTGCTATTTTAGAAAATGTAGTTGCAGATGAAAATGGTGTAGTTGATTACTCTGATAAATCAAAAACAGAAAATACAAGAGTTTCTTACCCAATAAATCATATAGAAAACCATACTCCATCTATGAGAGGTGGACATCCAACAAATATTATATTTTTGTGTGCTGATGCTTTTGGTGTTTTACCTCCAGTTGCAAAACTTGATAAACAGCAAGCAATGTACTACTTCTTAAGTGGATACACAGCCAAAGTAGCAGGAACTGAAAGAGGAATAAACGAGCCAATGGCAACTTTCTCTTCTTGTTTTGGAGAGGCTTTTTTACCATTAAATCCAACTGTTTATGCAGAACTATTAGGTAAAAAAATAGATGAGCACAATGTAAATGTATTTTTAGTAAATACAGGATGGACAGGTGGTCCTTATGGAGTTGGGAAAAGAATGAGTATCAAAAATACAAGAGCTTGTATAAATGCTATTTTAGATGGTTCTATAAATGATTCTGAGTTCCAAAATATGACAATATTTAATATCCAAATTCCAAAAACACTAAAAGGTGTAGATACTCATGTATTAACTCCTAGATATACATGGTCTGACCCACTAGAGTATGATAAAGCAAAAAGAAAATTAGCAGAGATGTATATAGAAAACTTTAAAAAGTATTTAACACTTGAAAGTGAATATGATTTTACAGCTGCTGGTCCACAGTTATAA
- a CDS encoding bifunctional 3,4-dihydroxy-2-butanone 4-phosphate synthase/GTP cyclohydrolase II — protein sequence MNAITRVKEAIEEIKKGNMVIMLDDEDRENEGDLVYSAALSTPELVNFMVTHAKGLVCVSVSNETAKRLELFPMVSNNTSSYETAFTVSVDDVNAATGISAIERDNTIKILANPIAKAIELVRPGHIFPLIAKDGGVLVRTGHTEGSVDLCKLAGLKGEAVICEILKEDGTMARRDDLDIFAAKHNLKQIYISDLVEYRLANETLVCEVSSTEIKFFGKEAIKKEFKDHLENIHTVILFGKQEDVNHVKFHTIRPDIKIFLNDNKLNSMLKTVNFLQSKGGVLIFLNNSNKNQELEKNYGIGAQILNSLKIKKIKLMTSGGKHSFVGLQGFGLEILEEIQIEG from the coding sequence ATGAATGCAATAACAAGAGTAAAAGAAGCAATAGAAGAGATAAAAAAAGGCAACATGGTAATAATGCTAGATGATGAAGATAGAGAAAATGAAGGAGATTTAGTCTATTCAGCTGCATTGAGTACTCCAGAACTTGTAAACTTTATGGTAACTCATGCCAAAGGCTTGGTTTGTGTGAGTGTCTCAAATGAAACAGCAAAAAGGCTTGAGCTTTTTCCTATGGTTTCAAATAATACATCATCGTATGAAACAGCTTTTACAGTTTCTGTTGATGATGTAAATGCAGCAACAGGAATTAGTGCAATTGAAAGAGATAATACAATAAAAATTTTAGCAAATCCAATAGCAAAAGCTATAGAACTTGTAAGACCAGGGCATATATTTCCACTTATTGCAAAAGATGGTGGAGTATTAGTTAGAACAGGACATACAGAAGGAAGTGTTGATTTATGTAAGTTAGCTGGTTTAAAAGGTGAAGCAGTTATTTGTGAAATTTTAAAAGAAGATGGAACAATGGCAAGAAGAGATGATTTAGATATTTTTGCTGCTAAACACAATTTAAAACAGATTTATATATCTGATTTAGTTGAATATAGACTTGCAAATGAAACTTTAGTTTGTGAAGTTTCTAGTACTGAAATTAAATTTTTTGGTAAAGAGGCTATAAAAAAAGAGTTTAAAGATCATCTTGAAAATATTCATACAGTTATTCTTTTTGGAAAACAAGAAGATGTAAATCATGTTAAATTTCATACAATAAGACCTGATATAAAAATATTCTTAAATGATAATAAACTAAACTCTATGTTAAAAACTGTAAATTTTTTACAAAGTAAAGGTGGAGTTTTAATATTTTTAAATAATTCAAACAAAAATCAGGAACTAGAAAAAAACTATGGAATAGGTGCTCAAATACTAAATTCCTTAAAAATTAAAAAAATTAAGCTAATGACAAGTGGAGGAAAACACTCTTTTGTAGGACTTCAAGGTTTTGGTTTAGAAATTTTAGAAGAGATACAAATAGAGGGATAG
- a CDS encoding LPP20 family lipoprotein, producing MKYLIAIFFAIFFAIFFVACFGINKDELSQNNSLRYPSWYLNPPLNEGNIVYGVGVANTKQEAILNALDDLSSRLMLTIESNQEISLKSFRDYREYVTKTTTFNINTKSEKLTFKDYKIEDFYSFQKDIFYLISIKKSDLINSLNSQISNLYDEYEVLKRNNDDILSKNLKYKELLEKFYINLNKAELLESLQNKKNSENRYIKTVQKIEEEITNIISKIRFFIKSDYNSEIFKEVLKSSLNKKLYKVVEKKDSENIYEIELISNQSKIRPSGFFIIENILNIKIKDENNRQISSKTIELKGVSSNNFDDAKINLIQKLKKHTEQNSILPFD from the coding sequence ATGAAATATTTAATAGCTATATTTTTTGCAATTTTTTTTGCAATTTTTTTTGTAGCTTGTTTTGGAATAAACAAAGATGAACTTTCACAAAATAACTCTTTAAGATATCCATCTTGGTACTTAAATCCACCTTTAAATGAGGGAAATATAGTTTATGGAGTAGGAGTTGCAAATACAAAACAAGAGGCTATTTTAAATGCTTTAGATGATTTATCTTCAAGATTAATGTTAACAATTGAATCAAATCAAGAAATAAGTTTGAAATCTTTTAGAGATTATAGAGAGTATGTTACTAAAACTACAACTTTTAATATAAATACAAAGAGTGAAAAATTAACTTTTAAAGATTATAAAATAGAGGATTTTTATAGTTTCCAAAAAGATATTTTTTATTTAATCAGCATAAAAAAGAGTGATTTAATAAATAGTTTAAATAGTCAAATATCAAATCTTTATGATGAATATGAAGTTTTAAAAAGAAATAATGATGATATTTTAAGTAAAAATTTAAAATACAAAGAGCTTTTAGAAAAGTTTTATATAAATCTAAACAAAGCAGAACTTTTAGAAAGCTTACAAAATAAAAAAAATAGTGAAAATAGATATATAAAAACAGTTCAAAAAATAGAAGAAGAGATAACAAATATCATTTCAAAGATAAGGTTCTTTATAAAAAGTGATTATAATTCGGAAATTTTTAAAGAAGTTTTGAAGAGTAGTTTAAATAAAAAATTATATAAAGTTGTAGAAAAAAAAGATAGTGAAAATATTTATGAGATAGAGTTAATTTCAAATCAAAGTAAGATTAGACCATCTGGTTTTTTTATTATTGAGAATATTTTAAATATTAAAATAAAAGATGAAAATAATAGACAAATATCAAGTAAAACTATTGAGCTAAAAGGTGTATCATCAAATAATTTTGATGATGCAAAGATTAATCTAATTCAAAAACTAAAAAAACATACAGAGCAAAATAGTATTTTGCCATTTGATTAA
- a CDS encoding CsgG/HfaB family protein: protein MRLKSALFFIFVVFFISGCSQKVLINSTKPAIIDRASNTKKIAVLKFENDNVGLSTKIESALYSVKVDDKSYFTVISKNNRENIINEQKFQYSGLANKTNSVEIGELLGAQALISGKIESTNVQRDNYYETRYRCIDKKCQYTQEYRVSCTNAKYSLIANISMIDVQKGDVIYTNNYTRNRSYKKCSDESGGLPQSNVVYDFFANSIVDEFLPYIAPTKQSYYLELFDDPDISYTKEQDILLENGLEYLKLGELDRSMELFSKLLDSTNDKCYVASYNLGVIKESLGEYENAKELYDLSDKLTLKPNKTVIEAITRIKQRIEERNILNNQIEAQK from the coding sequence ATGAGATTAAAATCAGCACTTTTTTTTATATTTGTTGTTTTTTTTATATCAGGATGTAGCCAAAAAGTACTTATAAATAGTACTAAACCAGCTATTATTGATAGAGCCTCAAATACAAAAAAGATTGCGGTTTTAAAGTTTGAAAATGACAATGTAGGACTTTCTACAAAAATAGAATCAGCTTTATATAGTGTAAAAGTAGATGATAAGTCATATTTTACAGTTATTAGTAAAAATAACAGAGAAAATATCATAAACGAGCAGAAATTTCAATATTCAGGACTTGCAAATAAAACAAATAGTGTTGAAATAGGTGAGCTTTTGGGTGCTCAAGCACTAATTAGTGGAAAAATTGAGAGTACAAATGTTCAAAGAGATAACTATTATGAAACAAGATATAGATGTATTGATAAAAAATGTCAATATACACAAGAATATAGGGTGTCTTGTACCAATGCAAAGTACTCATTAATAGCAAATATTTCAATGATAGATGTTCAAAAAGGTGATGTTATTTATACAAATAACTATACAAGAAATAGAAGTTATAAAAAATGTTCAGATGAAAGTGGTGGTTTACCACAATCAAATGTAGTTTATGACTTTTTCGCAAATAGTATTGTAGATGAATTTTTGCCATATATTGCACCTACAAAGCAAAGCTACTATTTAGAGCTTTTTGATGATCCAGATATTTCATACACAAAAGAACAAGATATTCTTTTGGAAAATGGTTTAGAGTATTTGAAGCTTGGAGAATTAGATAGAAGTATGGAGCTTTTTAGTAAACTTTTGGATTCAACAAATGATAAATGTTATGTTGCTTCTTATAATTTAGGTGTTATAAAAGAGAGTTTAGGAGAGTATGAAAATGCAAAAGAACTTTATGATTTATCAGATAAATTAACACTAAAACCAAATAAAACAGTAATAGAAGCTATAACTAGAATAAAACAGAGAATTGAAGAGAGAAATATATTAAACAATCAAATAGAAGCTCAAAAATGA
- a CDS encoding LPP20 family lipoprotein, producing MSILKKALSIFLVLSFSILFVSCSSKNEDINEIAVTECTIAGAKAPLWACGNYSEENRFVAVGSAPMSKLGHDFSRREALANARTNLVNDIELEVKNKVESYMNSTGLKESESIERVVTMVSRQTSNMTLKESKQISSWENPNDNYIYILVAIPKANIEKTINSEVQKALDSLDKI from the coding sequence ATGTCTATTTTAAAAAAAGCATTAAGTATATTTTTGGTTCTATCATTTTCAATATTATTTGTATCTTGTAGCTCTAAAAATGAAGATATAAATGAGATAGCTGTAACTGAATGTACAATTGCAGGAGCAAAAGCTCCACTTTGGGCTTGTGGGAACTATAGTGAAGAGAATAGATTTGTAGCAGTTGGGTCTGCTCCTATGTCAAAATTAGGACACGATTTTAGTAGAAGAGAAGCTTTGGCAAATGCTAGAACAAATTTAGTAAATGATATAGAACTTGAAGTAAAAAACAAAGTTGAAAGTTATATGAATTCAACAGGATTAAAAGAGAGTGAAAGTATAGAAAGAGTTGTAACTATGGTATCAAGACAAACTTCAAATATGACTTTAAAAGAATCAAAGCAGATAAGCTCATGGGAAAATCCAAATGATAATTATATATATATTTTAGTAGCAATTCCAAAAGCAAATATAGAAAAAACAATCAATAGTGAAGTTCAAAAAGCACTAGATTCTTTAGATAAAATATAG
- a CDS encoding NUDIX domain-containing protein, protein MNNIIEDLKISPLKETNYIKPLKVNFTLNGIKKSWEAVRSHDSVSILLYHEEKKAFLFVKQFRIPVYLNDNNIKYTYELCAGLVDKDKSIEEIAIEEIDEECGYKVELKNLQKITSFFTNVGISGAKQYLFFATICENQKLHSGGGINDEQIELYFLNVDDIDSFIFDETKAKTPGLIFSLYWFLKNKKELELK, encoded by the coding sequence ATGAATAATATTATTGAAGATTTAAAAATAAGTCCACTAAAAGAGACGAATTATATAAAACCTTTGAAAGTAAACTTTACTTTAAATGGTATAAAAAAGAGCTGGGAAGCAGTAAGAAGTCATGATAGCGTATCTATTTTACTATATCATGAAGAAAAAAAAGCATTTTTATTTGTAAAGCAGTTTAGAATTCCTGTTTATTTAAACGACAACAATATTAAATATACTTATGAGCTTTGTGCTGGACTTGTTGACAAAGATAAATCTATTGAAGAAATAGCTATAGAAGAAATAGATGAAGAGTGTGGTTATAAAGTTGAGCTTAAAAATCTTCAAAAAATAACTTCTTTTTTTACAAATGTTGGAATAAGTGGAGCAAAACAATATCTATTTTTTGCAACAATTTGTGAAAATCAAAAACTTCATAGTGGTGGTGGAATAAATGATGAACAAATAGAGTTGTATTTTTTAAATGTAGATGATATAGATAGTTTTATTTTTGATGAAACAAAAGCAAAAACTCCTGGATTAATTTTTAGTTTATATTGGTTTTTGAAAAATAAAAAAGAGTTGGAATTAAAATGA
- a CDS encoding YajQ family cyclic di-GMP-binding protein: MAVKEHSLDISAKLDMQEMKNAVIQAQKEIDNRYDFKGISKEIDLNVGAKTLTLVSSSDNKIDAMLDIMISKMNKRDISINSLEELKKEDSSGGNRKYSYKIIDSIEKDEAKRIQTEIKNLKLKVSAVNQGDTIRLTAKNIDDLQAVMKHLKSLDLKAPLVFDNFK, translated from the coding sequence ATGGCAGTAAAAGAACATTCACTAGATATTTCAGCAAAACTTGATATGCAAGAGATGAAAAATGCAGTTATTCAAGCACAAAAAGAGATAGATAATAGATACGATTTTAAAGGAATAAGTAAAGAGATAGATTTAAATGTTGGAGCAAAAACTTTAACTCTTGTATCTTCTAGTGATAATAAAATTGATGCAATGTTGGATATTATGATTTCAAAAATGAATAAAAGAGATATAAGTATAAATTCACTTGAAGAGCTAAAAAAAGAGGATAGTAGTGGTGGAAATAGAAAATATAGCTACAAAATAATTGATAGCATAGAAAAAGATGAAGCAAAAAGAATTCAAACAGAGATTAAAAATTTAAAACTAAAAGTAAGCGCTGTAAATCAAGGTGATACTATAAGATTGACTGCTAAAAATATTGATGATTTGCAAGCAGTTATGAAACATTTAAAAAGTTTAGATTTGAAAGCCCCATTGGTTTTTGATAATTTTAAATAG